The window CACCAAGCCGTTCCCCTGCGGGGGCGCGGCAAGCGGCGCCCCTACGTGCGCATGTCCTCGGTTCGTGCGGGAACACCAAGCCGTTCCCCTGCGGGGGCGCGGCAAGCGGCGCCCCTACGTGCGCATGCCTTGGGCATATGGGAAGACGCTAGGGAATCCTCCGTAGGGGCGCCGCTTGCTGCGCCCTCTTCTTTCGCGGCATAACCCGGCCTGCCGGCCCTCCATCCAGCGGTCAGGGCCCTTGCTATTTCCGGCTTTTCGGGGTAACATTCAAAAGGATGCCCTTTTTTGGTGCTTCGTGCCCGCAATTAATAGAGGAGCAACTGAATATGAACAGGTTTTTTTGTCTCGTGTTTGCCCTGATGGTGGGGACGTGGTGTTTTGCCGCCTTCGGGGAGGGCCAGCCGGCGGCGATCGGCAGCATCACGAAGGTGGAGGGGCCGGTTTCCGTGGTTCGGGGGGACGGGGAGATCGCGGCCGAAAAAGGCGCGCGCCTGTTTCCGTCGGACGTGATCCGGACCGGGGAGGGCGGCAGTATTGGGATGGTGCTGCGCGACGACACCACGCTGTCCCTGGGCCCGTCCAGTGAGCTGAAGATGTCGGAGTTTGAGTTCAAGCCGGCGGAGGGCATTTTTGGCCTGACGCTCGGGGTGGCAAAGGGCACCCTGGTGTATATTTCCGGCCAGATCGCCAAACTCGCGCCCGGCTCCGCCCGCATTGAAACGCCCGCCGGCGTGGCCGCCGTTCGCGGCACCAAGCTCCTGGTGGAGGTGCCCGGGTCCGAAACGGCGAAACAGAAGAAGGGGTGATCGGAATGAAACACCTTTCTTTTCTTGTGATCGGATGCGCGGTGTTTGTTTCGGGATGCGCCACGACGACACCCACGACCAATTTCTACCTCGTGCCCGACCCCGAGGGGCACACGGGCGAGGTGGTCATAAGCAACGAGACCGGCGACGTGACCCTTAACAAGCCCGATGAAACCGTCTCCACGGAATCCGCGGCCACGCCGTTTTCGGCCTCCAGGCAGGCCGACCCGGCTGAGATCCAGACCAAGTTCGGCGCGGCGCTCGCGGTGATGCCGGCGCCCCCAAAGGCCTTCAACATCCAGTTCGAAACGGCGTCAAGCAAGGTGGACGCCGAATCGCAGGGGGTGATCGGCGAGGTCGCGGAGGAGTCCCGGAAACGCGACTCGCGCGACATCAGCCTGAACGGCCACACGGACCGGCAGGGCGACGACGCGGCGAACATGAAGCTGAGTCTGGAGCGCGCCGAAGCGGTGAAAGCGGCGCTCGTTCAGGAGGGAATCAACCCCGAGCACCTCACCATCGAGTACTACGGCGAGAGCAAGCCCGTCGTTCCAACCGCCGACAATGTGAGCGAACCCAAGAACCGCCGGGTCGAAGTGGTCGTACGGTAGGCGGGACCGGGGTCAACGGCAGGGCATTTCCGTGTCATTTCAACGCGGCAACGAGCGGGCGGCCGGGAAGCGGGCGTCCAGGCGCAGGGTCATCGCGCCCCGTCATATCATGCTCATTGGGGTGGGGCTCGTGGCGCTGGGCCTCTATGGCGTGCTGCACCCCCCCTCCTTCGTCGGCGCGCTCGGCTACATGGGCTATGACGAGATGGTGCGGTTTGTGGGGGGGGCGCTGCCCCCTCCGGAGGTGGCCGTTGTTGACGTGGACGAGGCCAGCCTCGCGGCGCTGGGGCAATGGCCCTGGCCCCGCTTCAGGATCGCCGCCCTCATTGACGGGGCGGCGGCTCTGGGCGCCCGCAGCATCGCGGTGGACTTTCTCTTCTCCGAGAGGGACCGCCTTCCCCTGGACGCGGCCGGCAGGCTTTACGAGGAGGAGCACGGCCGTTCCCCCGGCCCCGGCGCGGCCCCGGACGATGTTCACGGCAATGACCGCATCCTTGCCGCGGCGATTGCCCGGCACAAAGCGGTCCTGGGATCGAGCCTGATGTTCGGTGAGGGGGTTCAGGCGACGCCCGGTGACTGCGGGACGCCCCTGAAGGTCGTTCTGCGGGCGTTGCCGGGAACGGACGGGGCGCCGCCGGTGTCCCAGGCGGCCGGGGGCGCGTGTCCTTTGCCGGAACTTGCCGCCGGGGCGCGGTTTGTGGCCGCAGCCAACAGCCTGCCCGACAGTGACGGACGGGTGCGCCGGATGCCCCTCGTGCTGCGTTCCCGGGAGGGCTATGTCCCCGGCCTGGCATTGGCCGCGCTGCTGGCGGCATGGGACGAGGACCAGGTCTCGATTCTATGGGCCGCGGCCGGGGTCCTGGAGCTGCGCATCCGGGACGTCGTCATCCCGACGGATCTCCGGGGAAACCTGCTGATCCCCTACCGGGCGCTGCCAACGGACCGGTTCCGCCACATTTCCGCAGTGGACCTGCTGGAGGGGCGGGTTCCAAGGGAACGCCTTCAGGACAAGATTGTCTTCATCGGCTCGTCCGCCGACGGGCTGCATGACGCGCATCCCACGCCGAACCTGCGGCGCTGCCCGGGGGTTGACCTCCATGCCTTTGCCGCCGACGCCGTGCTGCGCCGGGACTTCTTCGTCGAGCCGGCGTGGGTCACGGGGATGCAGGCGGTGATCGTCCTTGTTGTGGGACTCCTCGTGAGCGCCCTGATGGCCTGGGCGCCCATCACCGTCGGCGCGGGGGTTTCCGGCGCAATGTCGGTGGCGCTGACGGCCGGCTCATGGATGCTGCTCAAACACGGGGGCGTCTTCTTTTCCCCGGTTCCCGGCCTGGGCATGCTGCTTGGCGGATGTCTCCTGCTGACGCTTCTGCGCCTTCGCCAGAAGGAACAGCTCATTCTGGAGGATCTTCGGGAACTGTCCCTCGCGCAGAACTGCGCCCTCCTTGGCCTTGTGTCCATCTCCGAAATACGGGATCCGGAAACCGGCCAGCACATCACGCGAACCCAGCATTTTGTCCGGGTACTGGCGGAGCATCTGGGCAAGACCCCCAAGTACCGCCGCCAGCTCACGGCGAGGAACATCGAAAGCCTTTTCAAAAGCGCGCCGCTGCACGACATAGGAAAGGTCGGCATACCGGACAGCGTCCTGCTGAAACCCGGCCGCCTGACCGATGATGAGTTCAACATCATCAAAGGGCACACCCGTCTCGGGTATACGACGCTCGCACGGGCCGAGAAGATGGCCGGGCTCTCCCACGACGTCTCTTTCCTGCGGTTTGCCAAGGAAGTGGCCCGGTCCCACCATGAGAAATGGGACGGAACCGGGTATCCCGACGGCCTGAGCGGAGAGGAAATCCCCCTATCAGCGCGCCTGATGGCCCTGGCCGACGTCTACGACGCGCTCCGGGCGAAACGGGTCTACAAGGAGCCCATGACGCACGAGAAGGCCCGGGAGATCATCTGCGAGGGCAGGGGCAGGCACTTCGACCCCGATGTTGTGGACGCGTTCCTGGCCCTGGAACAGCCATTCCAGGACATCATCAGCGAACACGCGGATTCCGAGGAATCTGAGGAGCTGTGACCCTCCCGCCCCGGGGGTTCACCTGGCGGAGATTCGAGTAGGCCGCGCCCGCGCTCCCGCCGGACCCTACGACTGCGCGGGGAAGGCCTCCTCGTAGAGCACCTTTCCGTCCACATCGTGGAAACGGGCGGTGAGGGTGGGCACGCCCCCGGGGCGGTCCACCTCAAGGGAGAGAAAGCCGCCGACCACGTTGAGGTAGAGGTGCTCGGGGCGGCGGTCATCGGGGGGCCAGCCGCCGGCGTGCTCGTTGGTGGCCGGGCCGCAGGAGAACTCGCGCAGGCCGGTCTCGGGGTCTTTCGACGTGTACTGCCAGTGGCGGTCGCCGTTGCAGGTGATCATGTTCTTCTGCGACGCGAGGAAGGCGCGCAGCTCGCGGCCCTCGTGGGCGAAGCCGTCGTTGGCGTGGTTGTCGTTCTTGTTGTCACGGTCGGGCCCGACAACGGGGGTGGGGCTGACGAGGACGCGGAAGGTGGCGTCGGACGCGGCGACGGTGCGCTTGAACCACGCCTTCTGTTCGGCGCCCCAGATGCTCTTTTCGGGGCCGTCGCGCAGGTCGTTGGGGCTGCGGAAATCGCGGCCCTCGACCATCCACACCTCGAGGTCGCGGCCCCAGCGGGCGCTGCGGTACGTCTTCTCGCCCATGGGCACCTGCTCGCGGAAGACGCCGAGCCCCTGCCCAAAGGTGAAGGTCCCCATGTAGGGGTTCTTCATGGACGGCCAGCAGTCGTTCTGCCAGGTGTCGTGGTCGTCCTTCATGAAGTACGCCGCGATGTTCCGGTGGAAGGCGACATTGGACGGCAGGCTGTACTGCTGCTGCCAGTGCCAGCGGGCGAGTTCGATGGACTTCGCGCGCTCGTCGTAGTAGAGGATGTCCCCCGTGTGGATGAAGAAGTCCGGGTCGAGGGCGGCCATGGCGGCGTACACCTTGTAGCCCTGGTCGCCGAGGTCGCGCCGCGGGTAGCGGTGGCAGGTGGTGATGATGGCGCGGACCCGCGCGGGGGCGTCGGCGGGCGGCGCGGTGCGGAAGCCGCCGTCCATCGTCTGGCCCGGCGCGCCGTCCGGCCCGCGCGTCTCGACCGTGAGGGCGTGCTTCGTGGCGGGCTTCAGCCCCACGAGGGGGAAGGCGCGCGTGAAGTCGCGGTCCGGGTCCACGGGCAGCCAGTCCGTCGCCGTCGCGTCGCCGCCCTCGGGGGTGACAACCACGCGCGCCTCACCCGGAGCGCCGGGCACCGCGCCCGCGATGGTGTCCACCGTGGACCCGTTGGGGAACTCGACCACGGGGGCGCAATGGCGCAGCTTCTGCTTCTCGTCCTCCAGGAGCCTGCCGGTCTTCGGGTCTTTGTAGCGGAAGACGGGCTCCGGGTGGTCCGAGCCGACGCGCTCGGCGTCGCGCGTGAGGCGCACCCAGACGATGGCGGAATCCGGGGTGACCTCGCCGATCTTGATGCCCGTGGCGAGATACGGCCCGTCGGCAAAGGCGGCGGCGCAGGCCAGCAGGGCGAACAGGGGGAACAACAGGGAGAACAGCACGCGCGCACGCTGGGACCGCCAGGCTCCAGCCTGGCCTCTTCTGCTTATGCGTGAAAAAACGCCGCCGGCATGCCGCCCGGTGAGCCAGGCTGGAGCCTGGCGATCCCAGGGGGGCACCGACCGTTGGCCTTCTTGTGGCTCCGGGCCGTGGGGAACGAAGGGGCGGCAACGAAGGTCTGTGTTCATGGTCAGTTCACCTCGTTGGTTTCGCCGGTGAGGGTGTTCACCGCGTGGTTGGCCACGCGGGCCACGTACTTGTTCGCGCCGTCGTTGACCGCGGCGCGGAGCGCGCCGAGGGCGGGCCGCGCGCGCCGGCCCAGACCGTCCAGCGCGAGGGCCGCCTGGAGGCGTATCCACTCGTCGCCGTCGGCGAGGGCGGCCTTCAACACCTCCAGCGCGGGGGCCGTGTCGTCCGGCATGCGGCGGACAACGCCCGCGGCGGCAGCCACGCGCACCACGGCCAAGGGGTCGCCGAGGGCCTTCAGAAGGGCGGCGCGGACTTCGCGGGGGGCGGCGGGCAGGGTGTCCAGCCCGGTCACGGCCCACCACCGCACGGACGGGTGGGGGCTGTCCTTGGCCGCGGAGAGCAGCTGCATGACGCTCTCGGGTGCGCCCGCCCCCGCCAGCGCCGCCACGGTGCGCAGGGTGTCCCAGAAGGTGGGGTCCTCCGCCGCCAGGGCGGCGTGCACCGCGTACCGCGTGCCGTGCACGTTGCCCAGGCGGTTCAGCTCCGCCTCGGGCAGGAGTCCCAGGTCGCGGCTGTCGGCGGCCCATTTGTCGTGGGCGGCGCGCAGGCGCGCGAGGGTCCCGGCGTGGGCGGGGTCCTCCGCGAGGCTGGCCAGCTCGTGCGGGTCGGCCTCCGTGTCGTACAGCTCCTCGGCGGGCTTGCGGTCGCCGGTCATCCAGGCGGCCCCCTCGGGCAGGGCGCCCTCGCGCTTCAGGCGGTTCAGCTCCTGCTTGACCGGGCCAAGCTCCGCGCTGTTCATGAATTGGTCGCGGGGCTTCCACGGCTCGTAGTTGCGGATGTACTTGTACCGCCCGTCATGCACGGCGCGCATCATGTCGTGGCGCTCGTCCATGCGGTCGCGGCCCGCGTGGACGTGCTCGCGCGGCGGCGGCAGGTCCGGCCCGGCGAAGGGGCGGCCCTGCAAATGGGCGGGCAGGGGCACCCCGGCCAGCCGCAGCGTGGTGGGCGCGAAGTCCACCGAGCTGACCAGCTCGTCGGACACGCTGCCCGGCTGCACGGGGGCCAGGCCGCGCCACTTCTCCGGCACGCGCAGGATCAGCGGCACATGAAGCCCCGAGTCGTAGAGCAGGCGCTTGCAGCGCGCCATGCCGGGGCCGTGGTCCGACCAGAAGAGGACGAGGGTGTCCTCCGCCAGCCCGTCGGCCTCCAGCTCGGCGAGAAAGCGCCCCGCCCACGCGTCCATGCCCGCCACGAGGTCGTAATAATGCGCCCACTGCTCGCGGATCACCGGGGTGTCGGCGTGGTACGGCGGCACGGTCACCGCCGCCGGGTCGGTCTTCGTCCCCGTCTCCTCCGCATCCGCCTTGTCCGCCCCCTTGCCCCATCGGGCCACTTGGCTCTCGTGCGTGCCCGTGTAGTTGAACACGGCGAAGAAGGGCTGGCCCGCGTCCTTCCGGTTGCGCCAGTGGGCCTGCCTGCTGGAGTCATCCCACACGTTGTCCGGACGGGCGAAGTTGTAGTCCTCCTTCTCGTTGTTGCAGCAGTAGTAGCCCGCGCGGCGCAGGAGCGCGGGGAAGCACTCCACCTCCGGCGGCAGCGCGGGCCTTGCGGAGCCTTTCTTCCCCTCGCCGCCCGAGCGCATGTGGTGGGAGCCGAGCGTCGTCGCGTGGACCCCCGTGATGATGGACGACCGGTTCGGCGAGCAGACCGGCGCGGTGGTGTAGCAGTGCGTGTAGCGGCAGCCCGCCGCGGCCAGGGCGTCCAGCACCGGCGTGCGCGCGACGGTGTCGCCGTAGCACCCGAGGTGCGGGCCCGTGTCCTCGCAGGACAGCCAGAGGATGTTGGGGCGTTTCGCGGGCTGCGGCGGCGCTGCGACGCGGGCGGCCCAGGCCGCCCACGCGGCGGAGAGCCGCCCCACCACGTCGGGATGCGCCGCGGCGAGGTCCTTCGTCTCCGTGCGGTCCGCCGCGAGGTCGTACAGCTCCCAGGGGGCGTCCCCCTCGCGCACCGCCTTCCAGTCGCCGCTGCGCACGGCGCGGCTCGTGCCGAACTGCCAGAACAGCTCCCGGTCCGCCGTCTCCGCGCCGCCGCGCAGGGTGGACACGAGGCTCCTGCCCTCGGGCGGGGGCACGGGTTCGCCCCGGTGCTCGGCGGGGTAGGCCGCGCCGGAAAGCTCCAGCGCCGTGGGCATGAGGTCAATGAGGTGGGCCACCTGGCGGACAATGCCGCCTGCGGGGGTGTGCCCCGGCCAGCGGGCGATGCACGGCGTGGCGATGCCGCCCTCGTGGTCGTAACGCTTGAACTTGCGGAAGGGCGTGTTCTGCGCGTTGGCCCAGGGCGGATCCACGGAACGGTAGGAGTCCATGGGGCCGGGCAGGACGTCCGGCGTCTCGTTGCGCAGCTCGGCGCAGCCGCCGTTGTCCGAAAGGAACAGGACCAGTGTGTTCTCCGCCGCGCCCATCGCGTCCAGCTTGTCCAGCACGCGGCCGATGTTGCGGTCCATGCGGTCCACCATGGCGGCGTAGACCGCCATCTTCAGGTCCCACAGGTCGCGGTTGACGGCGTCCTCCAGGGACAGCTTCTTTCCGGCGTAGGGCGCGGCCTTCCAGGCCTCGGGGTTCTCCACGTCGTCCCACGCGGGGATTTCGGGGTCGCGCGGCGAGAGTTCCCAGCGCGGGTCGAGGAGCCCCATGTCGCGCATGCGCTGGAAGCGCGCGGCGCGGACTGCGTCCCACCCGCACAGGTATTCTCCCCGGTACTTCGCGATGTCCTCCGGCGGGGCCTGGAGGGGGTAGTGCGGGGCCGTGTAGGCAAGATAAAGAAAAAACGGCTCCGGTTTTCCGGCGTGGCCGTCGAGGTACTCCAGCGCGGCGTCCGTGAAGGCGTCGGTGGTGTAGAAGTCCTTGTTCTCCGGCGTGAAGGGCTGGATGACCTCCGTGTCCCGCGCCCATTTCCGGGGGTACTTCTGCTCCACGGGCTGCGGTTCTCCGGGGCGCTGTTCGCCGGGGTTGAAGTAGTTGCAGCAGCCGTCCACCAGGCCGAAATGGCGGTCAAACCCGCGCTCGACGGGCAGCTCCTCCGCGTGCCACTTGCCCGCCATGCAGGTGGCGTAGCCCGCGCCGCGCAGGACCTCGGCCAGGGTGGCGCAGTTGCGCATGACGACCGGCGTGTCCGTGCAGCCCGCCTGCTGCGAGTAGAGCCCCGTCAGGAGCGATGCCCGGGTCGGGGCGCACTTCGCGTTGTTGTAGAACTGCGTGAAGCGGGCGCCCTCGTGGGCGAGGCGGGCGAGGTTCGGCGTGTCAATCTCGCCGCCGTAGGGCGCGATGTCCGAGTAGCCCATGTCGTCCGCCATGATGACGACGATGTTGGGCCGGGGGGCGGGGTCCGCCGCCCGCGCGCCCCGCGCGGCCAGCACGCCCGCGCCCGCCAGGGCCGCCCGTTCCAGAAATTCGCGGCGCGTGTGCGCCCGGTGAAAATGCCCGTTCATGGAGAGACCTCCGCGCCGCTGGAACCGTCCAAAAGAAACCGCCCCCTACCATACGGGACGCGGTGGAAAAAGTCCAGCCGGGGCGCTGGCGGGAACGGGATCGCTTCGCAACGAAGAAAGCGCGGGGGTTGCCGGGGCCGCCGACACCATGGGAACGCGGCGGCACCTCTCTTTGGAGTGCGGCGGCAACGACGCCGCTTTGGCGTTCCGAGAAAGGGCCGCCGAGAGGGGGGGGGCGCGTGGATCATCCCCGGCCAAAGCGGTGTCGCCGCTGCGCTCTGCCACCGCACTCCACATAATGGACGGACCCGCCAAGAAAGCGCGGCGTCTCAGCGGCCACGGCCCTTGCGGGGGGTGTTGGCGAGGTGCTTGAGGTGGTAGAGGAGCTGCTGGGCCTCGCGGGGCGAGAGGGCGTCGGGGTCCACGCGCTTCAGCTCCTCCTCCACGGGGCCGGGGCCCGCGTCCTGCGGGGTCTGGAAGAGCCAGAGCTGCTCGGGGAGCCCGGCGGGGGCGGGGGAGCCCGCCTCCAGAGACTCGAGGATGTTCCGCGCCCGCGCGATGACCTCCTCCGGGAGCCCAGCGAGCTGGGCCACATGGATGCCGTAGCTGTGGTCCGCGCCGCCGTCCTCAATGCGGTAGAGGAAGACCACCTTCCCGCCCCACTCGCGCACCGCCACGTTCACGTTCTTCGCGTGCTCCAGCTTGTTCCCCAGCTCGGTCAGCTCGTGGTAGTGCGTGGCGAAGACGGTCTTCGCGCCGACCCGGTCGTGCAGGTGCTCCGCGACGGACCACGCGATGCTGATGCCGTCGAAGGTGCTGGTGCCGCGGCCGATCTCGTCGAGGACCAGCAGGCTGCGCTCCGTCGCCGAGTTGAGGATTTCCGCGGTCTCGATCATCTCGACCATGAAGGTGCTCTCGCCGCGGACCAGGTTGTCCGACGCGCCCACGCGGGTGAAGATGCGGTCCACCACGCCGACGCGCGCCGAGGCGGCGGGCACGAAACTGCCCATCTGCGCCATGAGCGTGATGAGGGCGACCTGGCGCAGGTAGGTGGACTTGCCGGCCATGTTCGGCCCCGTCACGATCCACACGCGCGCGCCGTCCGGGTCGAGCAGGGTGTCGTTGGGCACGAACTGCCCCGACTTCATGAGGTCCTCCACCACGGGGTGGCGCCCCTCGCGGATTTCGAGGACGCCGAAGTCGCCCACCTCGGGGCGGCGGTAGTCGCGGGCGGCGGCGGTCTCGGCCAGCGAGAGCAGCGTGTCGAGCACCGCCAGCGTGTCCGCCGTCTGCTGGATGCGGC is drawn from Candidatus Hydrogenedentota bacterium and contains these coding sequences:
- a CDS encoding alkaline phosphatase — protein: MLFSLLFPLFALLACAAAFADGPYLATGIKIGEVTPDSAIVWVRLTRDAERVGSDHPEPVFRYKDPKTGRLLEDEKQKLRHCAPVVEFPNGSTVDTIAGAVPGAPGEARVVVTPEGGDATATDWLPVDPDRDFTRAFPLVGLKPATKHALTVETRGPDGAPGQTMDGGFRTAPPADAPARVRAIITTCHRYPRRDLGDQGYKVYAAMAALDPDFFIHTGDILYYDERAKSIELARWHWQQQYSLPSNVAFHRNIAAYFMKDDHDTWQNDCWPSMKNPYMGTFTFGQGLGVFREQVPMGEKTYRSARWGRDLEVWMVEGRDFRSPNDLRDGPEKSIWGAEQKAWFKRTVAASDATFRVLVSPTPVVGPDRDNKNDNHANDGFAHEGRELRAFLASQKNMITCNGDRHWQYTSKDPETGLREFSCGPATNEHAGGWPPDDRRPEHLYLNVVGGFLSLEVDRPGGVPTLTARFHDVDGKVLYEEAFPAQS
- a CDS encoding OmpA family protein: MKHLSFLVIGCAVFVSGCATTTPTTNFYLVPDPEGHTGEVVISNETGDVTLNKPDETVSTESAATPFSASRQADPAEIQTKFGAALAVMPAPPKAFNIQFETASSKVDAESQGVIGEVAEESRKRDSRDISLNGHTDRQGDDAANMKLSLERAEAVKAALVQEGINPEHLTIEYYGESKPVVPTADNVSEPKNRRVEVVVR
- a CDS encoding sulfatase-like hydrolase/transferase, whose translation is MNGHFHRAHTRREFLERAALAGAGVLAARGARAADPAPRPNIVVIMADDMGYSDIAPYGGEIDTPNLARLAHEGARFTQFYNNAKCAPTRASLLTGLYSQQAGCTDTPVVMRNCATLAEVLRGAGYATCMAGKWHAEELPVERGFDRHFGLVDGCCNYFNPGEQRPGEPQPVEQKYPRKWARDTEVIQPFTPENKDFYTTDAFTDAALEYLDGHAGKPEPFFLYLAYTAPHYPLQAPPEDIAKYRGEYLCGWDAVRAARFQRMRDMGLLDPRWELSPRDPEIPAWDDVENPEAWKAAPYAGKKLSLEDAVNRDLWDLKMAVYAAMVDRMDRNIGRVLDKLDAMGAAENTLVLFLSDNGGCAELRNETPDVLPGPMDSYRSVDPPWANAQNTPFRKFKRYDHEGGIATPCIARWPGHTPAGGIVRQVAHLIDLMPTALELSGAAYPAEHRGEPVPPPEGRSLVSTLRGGAETADRELFWQFGTSRAVRSGDWKAVREGDAPWELYDLAADRTETKDLAAAHPDVVGRLSAAWAAWAARVAAPPQPAKRPNILWLSCEDTGPHLGCYGDTVARTPVLDALAAAGCRYTHCYTTAPVCSPNRSSIITGVHATTLGSHHMRSGGEGKKGSARPALPPEVECFPALLRRAGYYCCNNEKEDYNFARPDNVWDDSSRQAHWRNRKDAGQPFFAVFNYTGTHESQVARWGKGADKADAEETGTKTDPAAVTVPPYHADTPVIREQWAHYYDLVAGMDAWAGRFLAELEADGLAEDTLVLFWSDHGPGMARCKRLLYDSGLHVPLILRVPEKWRGLAPVQPGSVSDELVSSVDFAPTTLRLAGVPLPAHLQGRPFAGPDLPPPREHVHAGRDRMDERHDMMRAVHDGRYKYIRNYEPWKPRDQFMNSAELGPVKQELNRLKREGALPEGAAWMTGDRKPAEELYDTEADPHELASLAEDPAHAGTLARLRAAHDKWAADSRDLGLLPEAELNRLGNVHGTRYAVHAALAAEDPTFWDTLRTVAALAGAGAPESVMQLLSAAKDSPHPSVRWWAVTGLDTLPAAPREVRAALLKALGDPLAVVRVAAAAGVVRRMPDDTAPALEVLKAALADGDEWIRLQAALALDGLGRRARPALGALRAAVNDGANKYVARVANHAVNTLTGETNEVN
- a CDS encoding CHASE2 domain-containing protein gives rise to the protein MSFQRGNERAAGKRASRRRVIAPRHIMLIGVGLVALGLYGVLHPPSFVGALGYMGYDEMVRFVGGALPPPEVAVVDVDEASLAALGQWPWPRFRIAALIDGAAALGARSIAVDFLFSERDRLPLDAAGRLYEEEHGRSPGPGAAPDDVHGNDRILAAAIARHKAVLGSSLMFGEGVQATPGDCGTPLKVVLRALPGTDGAPPVSQAAGGACPLPELAAGARFVAAANSLPDSDGRVRRMPLVLRSREGYVPGLALAALLAAWDEDQVSILWAAAGVLELRIRDVVIPTDLRGNLLIPYRALPTDRFRHISAVDLLEGRVPRERLQDKIVFIGSSADGLHDAHPTPNLRRCPGVDLHAFAADAVLRRDFFVEPAWVTGMQAVIVLVVGLLVSALMAWAPITVGAGVSGAMSVALTAGSWMLLKHGGVFFSPVPGLGMLLGGCLLLTLLRLRQKEQLILEDLRELSLAQNCALLGLVSISEIRDPETGQHITRTQHFVRVLAEHLGKTPKYRRQLTARNIESLFKSAPLHDIGKVGIPDSVLLKPGRLTDDEFNIIKGHTRLGYTTLARAEKMAGLSHDVSFLRFAKEVARSHHEKWDGTGYPDGLSGEEIPLSARLMALADVYDALRAKRVYKEPMTHEKAREIICEGRGRHFDPDVVDAFLALEQPFQDIISEHADSEESEEL